A single genomic interval of Penaeus vannamei isolate JL-2024 chromosome 21, ASM4276789v1, whole genome shotgun sequence harbors:
- the LOC113824993 gene encoding gelsolin-related protein of 125 kDa isoform X2, with protein sequence MSSPNGKDGTDMGTEVLNITQGEEALDSLLEDDGKGSTKLDNTSQNSLNSEVMDNTSDLSADSLVQSTDSAIAVSPDLEPDQETQDFGKKETVVNNNGPTGGSEVEQQKEEKEEEREEQEEGSKAEVEDRSKVQETVIQDKQEVKQDEQQTEEDNSRNGRVQAHSQMEYNDTTPISSSQNGTTSSGDELQQLQTEELSDDNHRYEDCLPGGISSEYEECDPGESLLSGKKMSHSSVFTDYGEIGRQNKSRDITCISSTEKLVKEKLEVLNELQEVKVDHIQQANNKKQFEEKTQKEECIEHHEKGDEHMKSLLCPEVPSLSQQQEHTICSLEKPKSLNVQKNYEHLLQHEEIEYSKPKERECIQQNVKLDVSQQHTKAECMQHKEMDPKEKDLSWHYKETGYLQLDDEDCSPLYEEAKDYLEYGEEKCSEQFKETFYYKEQRSVASDTSKQQVLASDQEIEAQELEQSSDTDSMGTAQSRQVCQFDTGL encoded by the exons ATGAGTTCACCAAATGGCAAAGATGGGACTGATATGGGTACAGAAGTCCTGAATATTACCCAGGGGGAGGAGGCGCTGGACTCCTTGCTTGAAGATGACGGGAAGGGAAGCACCAAGTTGGATAACACATCGCAAAATTCTCTGAATAG TGAGGTTATGGATAATACCTCTGACCTCTCGGCGGATTCATTGGTACAGTCAACAGACTCTGCAATAGCTGTCTCTCCTGATCTGGAACCAGACCAGGAGACTCAAGACTTTGGTAAAAAGGAGACAGTTGTGAACAACAATGGGCCAACAGGAGGTTCAGAGGTTGAgcagcagaaggaagagaaggaggaggagcgagaggagcaggaagaaggaagtaaagcTGAAGTAGAGGACAGAAGTAAAGTACAGGAGACTGTCATACAAGACAAGCAGGAAGTAAAGCAAGATGAGCAG CAAACAGAAGAGGATAACAGCAGGAATGGGAGAGTACAGGCCCACTCACAAATGGAATATAATGATACTACACCTATTTCAAGTTCCCAGAATGGAACTACATCTTCAGGGGATGAACTTCAGCAGTTACAGACAGAGGAACTTTCAGATGATAACCATAGATATGAAGATTGTTTGCCTGGGGGTATTTCATCTGAATATGAAGAATGTGACCCAGGAGAAAGTTTGCTTAGTGGCAAAAAAATGTCCCATAGTTCTGTTTTTACTGATTATGGAGAGATTGGGAGACAGAACAAGTCAAGGGACATAACTTGCATCTCTAGTACAGAAAAATTGGTAAAAGAGAAACTTGAAGTACTAAACGAGTTGCAAGAAGTTAAGGTAGATCATATACAACAAGCAAATAACAAGAAACAGTTTGAAGAAAAGACTCAAAAAGAGGAATGTATTGAGCATCATGAAAAAGGAGATGAACATATGAAATCTTTATTATGTCCTGAAGTACCATCTCTTTCACAGCAGCAAGAACATACTATCTGTTCACTTGAAAAACCCAAATCTTTGAATGTTCAGAAAAACTATGAACACTTATTGCAGCATGAAGAAATAGAATACTCAAAACCCAAAGAAAGAGAGTGCATACAGCAAAATGTAAAATTAGATGTTTCACAGCAACATACAAAAGCAGAGTGCATGCAACATAAAGAGATGGACCCTAAAGAAAAAGACCTATCATGGCATTATAAGGAAACTGGATATTTACAGCTTGATGATGAAGACTGTTCACCTCTGTATGAAGAGGCTAAAGATTATCTGGAGTATGGAGAGGAAAAATGTTCAGAACAGTTTAAAGAAACATTTTACTACAAGGAACAAAGAAGTGTAGCATCTGACACATCAAAACAACAAGTTTTAGCATCAGACCAAGAAATAGAAGCACAGGAATTAGAGCAGAGTTCTGATACAGACTCCATGGGTACAGCACAATCACGTCAGGTTTGTCAATTTGATACTGGGCTTTAG